In Fusarium oxysporum f. sp. lycopersici 4287 chromosome 2, whole genome shotgun sequence, a genomic segment contains:
- a CDS encoding aspartyl-tRNA synthetase, whose product MALPLSRCRTSLRLSTYTRSLIPLRARQFLPRSFSQSSIAYSKTQPTKDDVLNLWDHYSNAGIPTTPGLNGQYAGFMNKRRNMSSKLSFADLVLPSGEVIQLCADSTKYPEASALFRSIRATSPVVVSTESEANTSPDAEKQSSKRTFYVKDIRPLNDVQQNLIVTPDVIFPDTKRHYQLRHHPELLARLQFRSWLKGQLTAGLQDKGFTDIETPTLFKSTPEGAREFLVPTRRPGYAYALTQSPQQYKQVLMASGVSRYMQWARCYRDEDARTDRQPEFTQLDMEWAFANAEVVRKDVTDIVLRSLEALRPAHSYKTIRGSRVPVVSDIPEGSRPADEPVQHKVTTLTFQDCISMYGTDKPDLRLPGRIYAIPNEMCEQFASMMTYLQDPLIEAFHIPVKDLDDDIPRPKRFTEQFIESLPKHLRENKDGMPVILVCDSRQPRGGFSSLGVECDEIVNIATGGKGVLEGDILVFQAREKPKGQYYRASTAIGEIRNELYRKLLSNGLVEDLPAPGTPESMQFVWVTDFPMFKPTGEDNDPGQEGSAGIAAAHHPFTAPKSKHDLELLFTDPLQAKSAAYDLVLNGVEVGGGSERIHIPTVQEFIMRDILKMKDSRIEDFAHLFDALRAGCPPHAGFALGFDRLVALLTDTTTVRDVIAFPKTMKGDDPFVKAPTRVTAEQLAPYGLQLRGKQ is encoded by the exons ATGGCGCTCCCTCTCTCTCGCTGTCGCACCTCTTTGCGCCTCAGCACATACACTCGATCTTTGATCCCCCTGCGCGCACGGCAATTTCTCCCCCGAAGCTTTAGCCAATCCTCCATCGCCTACTCAAAAACTCAGCCCACGAAAGACGACGTTCTCAACCTCTGGGATCATT ATAGCAATGCGGGTATACCGACAACTCCCGGTCTCAATGGACAGTACGCGGGGTTCATGAATAAGAGGAGGAACATGTCTTCGAAGCTCTCGTTCGCCGATCTCGTTCTACCGTCAGGCGAGGTTATTCAGCTATGCGCCGACTCAACGAAATATCCCGAAGCCTCTGCCCTCTTTCGAAGTATTCGCGCAACAAGTCCAGTCGTCGTTAGCACCGAGAGTGAAGCGAATACAAGCCCAGACGCCGAGAAGCAATCCTCCAAGCGAACCTTTTACGTTAAGGACATTCGACCATTGAACGATGTGCAGCAAAATCTCATCGTAACGCCCGACGTCATATTCCCCGATACCAAGCGCCATTACCAACTGCGCCATCACCCAGAGTTGCTAGCAAGACTTCAATTCCGATCGTGGCTCAAGGGACAATTGACAGCTGGCCTGCAAGACAAGGGCTTCACAGATATCGAGACGCCGACACTATTCAAGTCAACACCCGAAGGTGCACGAGAATTCCTCGTACCAACCCGCCGACCCGGTTACGCATATGCTCTCACACAAAGTCCTCAGCAGTACAAGCAGGTTCTTATGGCGAGTGGAGTTTCGCGATACATGCAGTGGGCGCGCTGTTATCGTGATGAGGACGCTCGTACGGATCGGCAGCCAGAGTTTACACAACTTGATATGGAGTGGGCGTTTGCGAATGCTGAGGTGGTGAGGAAGGATGTTACGGATATTGTGCTACGGTCGCTTGAGGCTTTGCGACCTGCGCATAGCTACAAGACCATCCGAGGAAGCCGTGTGCCTGTAGTTTCGGACATTCCTGAAGGTTCTCGTCCTGCTGATGAACCGGTTCAGCACAAGGTCACGACACTTACGTTCCAGGATTGCATTTCGATGTACGGAACTGACAAGCCAGACTTGCGCCTCCCAGGAAGA ATTTACGCGATACCAAACGAAATGTGCGAACAATTCGCCAGCATGATGACATACCTCCAAGATCCCCTGATCGAAGCCTTCCACATCCCCGTTAAAGATCTTGACGACGACATTCCAAGACCAAAACGCTTCACCGAACAGTTCATTGAATCACTACCGAAACATCTCCGCGAGAATAAAGACGGAATGCCAGTGATACTAGTCTGCGACTCCAGGCAACCCCGCGGCGGCTTCTCTTCACTCGGTGTAGAGTGCGATGAGATTGTCAATATCGCAACTGGTGGAAAGGGTGTCCTTGAGGGTGACATTCTCGTCTTCCAAGCGCGTGAGAAGCCAAAGGGTCAGTATTACCGTGCTTCTACAGCAATTGGTGAAATCCGCAATGAGTTGTACAGGAAGCTTCTTAGCAACGGTCTGGTAGAAGACCTGCCCGCACCTGGTACACCCGAGTCAATGCAATTCGTCTGGGTAACCGACTTTCCCATGTTCAAGCCCACCGGCGAGGACAACGatccaggccaagaaggctcCGCCGGCATCGCAGCAGCACACCACCCCTTCACAGCGCCCAAATCCAAGCACGATCTCGAACTTCTCTTCACAGACCCGTTGCAAGCCAAGAGCGCAGCATACGATCTCGTCCTCAACGGTGTAGAAGTCGGCGGCGGCAGTGAGCGTATCCACATACCTACCGTGCAGGAATTCATCATGCGGGATAtcctcaagatgaaggataGTAGGATTGAGGACTTTGCGCATTTGTTTGATGCACTGAGGGCAGGGTGTCCGCCGCATGCGGGATTTGCGCTGGGCTTTGATCGGTTGGTTGCGCTTTTGACGGATACGACTACTGTGAGGGATGTCATTGCGTTCCCGAAGACGATGAAGGGTGATGATCCGTTTGTCAAGGCGCCGACGAGGGTTACGGCGGAACAGCTTGCGCCGTATGGGTTGCAGTTGAGGGGTAAGCAGTGA
- a CDS encoding aspartyl-tRNA synthetase: MNKRRNMSSKLSFADLVLPSGEVIQLCADSTKYPEASALFRSIRATSPVVVSTESEANTSPDAEKQSSKRTFYVKDIRPLNDVQQNLIVTPDVIFPDTKRHYQLRHHPELLARLQFRSWLKGQLTAGLQDKGFTDIETPTLFKSTPEGAREFLVPTRRPGYAYALTQSPQQYKQVLMASGVSRYMQWARCYRDEDARTDRQPEFTQLDMEWAFANAEVVRKDVTDIVLRSLEALRPAHSYKTIRGSRVPVVSDIPEGSRPADEPVQHKVTTLTFQDCISMYGTDKPDLRLPGRIYAIPNEMCEQFASMMTYLQDPLIEAFHIPVKDLDDDIPRPKRFTEQFIESLPKHLRENKDGMPVILVCDSRQPRGGFSSLGVECDEIVNIATGGKGVLEGDILVFQAREKPKGQYYRASTAIGEIRNELYRKLLSNGLVEDLPAPGTPESMQFVWVTDFPMFKPTGEDNDPGQEGSAGIAAAHHPFTAPKSKHDLELLFTDPLQAKSAAYDLVLNGVEVGGGSERIHIPTVQEFIMRDILKMKDSRIEDFAHLFDALRAGCPPHAGFALGFDRLVALLTDTTTVRDVIAFPKTMKGDDPFVKAPTRVTAEQLAPYGLQLRGKQ, encoded by the exons ATGAATAAGAGGAGGAACATGTCTTCGAAGCTCTCGTTCGCCGATCTCGTTCTACCGTCAGGCGAGGTTATTCAGCTATGCGCCGACTCAACGAAATATCCCGAAGCCTCTGCCCTCTTTCGAAGTATTCGCGCAACAAGTCCAGTCGTCGTTAGCACCGAGAGTGAAGCGAATACAAGCCCAGACGCCGAGAAGCAATCCTCCAAGCGAACCTTTTACGTTAAGGACATTCGACCATTGAACGATGTGCAGCAAAATCTCATCGTAACGCCCGACGTCATATTCCCCGATACCAAGCGCCATTACCAACTGCGCCATCACCCAGAGTTGCTAGCAAGACTTCAATTCCGATCGTGGCTCAAGGGACAATTGACAGCTGGCCTGCAAGACAAGGGCTTCACAGATATCGAGACGCCGACACTATTCAAGTCAACACCCGAAGGTGCACGAGAATTCCTCGTACCAACCCGCCGACCCGGTTACGCATATGCTCTCACACAAAGTCCTCAGCAGTACAAGCAGGTTCTTATGGCGAGTGGAGTTTCGCGATACATGCAGTGGGCGCGCTGTTATCGTGATGAGGACGCTCGTACGGATCGGCAGCCAGAGTTTACACAACTTGATATGGAGTGGGCGTTTGCGAATGCTGAGGTGGTGAGGAAGGATGTTACGGATATTGTGCTACGGTCGCTTGAGGCTTTGCGACCTGCGCATAGCTACAAGACCATCCGAGGAAGCCGTGTGCCTGTAGTTTCGGACATTCCTGAAGGTTCTCGTCCTGCTGATGAACCGGTTCAGCACAAGGTCACGACACTTACGTTCCAGGATTGCATTTCGATGTACGGAACTGACAAGCCAGACTTGCGCCTCCCAGGAAGA ATTTACGCGATACCAAACGAAATGTGCGAACAATTCGCCAGCATGATGACATACCTCCAAGATCCCCTGATCGAAGCCTTCCACATCCCCGTTAAAGATCTTGACGACGACATTCCAAGACCAAAACGCTTCACCGAACAGTTCATTGAATCACTACCGAAACATCTCCGCGAGAATAAAGACGGAATGCCAGTGATACTAGTCTGCGACTCCAGGCAACCCCGCGGCGGCTTCTCTTCACTCGGTGTAGAGTGCGATGAGATTGTCAATATCGCAACTGGTGGAAAGGGTGTCCTTGAGGGTGACATTCTCGTCTTCCAAGCGCGTGAGAAGCCAAAGGGTCAGTATTACCGTGCTTCTACAGCAATTGGTGAAATCCGCAATGAGTTGTACAGGAAGCTTCTTAGCAACGGTCTGGTAGAAGACCTGCCCGCACCTGGTACACCCGAGTCAATGCAATTCGTCTGGGTAACCGACTTTCCCATGTTCAAGCCCACCGGCGAGGACAACGatccaggccaagaaggctcCGCCGGCATCGCAGCAGCACACCACCCCTTCACAGCGCCCAAATCCAAGCACGATCTCGAACTTCTCTTCACAGACCCGTTGCAAGCCAAGAGCGCAGCATACGATCTCGTCCTCAACGGTGTAGAAGTCGGCGGCGGCAGTGAGCGTATCCACATACCTACCGTGCAGGAATTCATCATGCGGGATAtcctcaagatgaaggataGTAGGATTGAGGACTTTGCGCATTTGTTTGATGCACTGAGGGCAGGGTGTCCGCCGCATGCGGGATTTGCGCTGGGCTTTGATCGGTTGGTTGCGCTTTTGACGGATACGACTACTGTGAGGGATGTCATTGCGTTCCCGAAGACGATGAAGGGTGATGATCCGTTTGTCAAGGCGCCGACGAGGGTTACGGCGGAACAGCTTGCGCCGTATGGGTTGCAGTTGAGGGGTAAGCAGTGA